Below is a window of Tolypothrix bouteillei VB521301 DNA.
TTACATCTGCTGTTTAATGCGATCGCCAGACTTTTTGTTACAGCAACAGCATTTTGGGTTTAATTACTTTTGATACTTAGCCTGTGTAAAAAGCCCCTTCTTTGTCAACGGTATGATTATTAAACATCCCCCAATAACCAGAAAAACCGATCCTAAAGCAGTCAAAACAAATGTCACTCCCCAAAGACTAAAAAAAGAATTAATATTGACAGAATTGGGATTTTGAGAATTATATAACACTTCTACCTGTTGACCTAGAGAAAATCGTGGTGGGTAGCTACCTGTATTAGATTCAAATATCCTTTCTTGTCCAGATTTTGTGGTAAATCTAACCATTGGATAGTAAAGCTCGGAAACTTCACCATCACTATCAGTTGAGAAGCGTCTGATTAAATTGACGACTGTCCCTTGTGCTGGTATTGCTTGACTGACGAAAGAACGAGTATTCAGTCCATTGACTATGCCTGCAACACTAAGTATAGTGCCAACACCACCCATGACTGAACCAATTAACATGATAATTTTACTCATAGAGATTGTGACATGTTTGAAACTATTATTGAACTATTAATTTAGGTCACAATCGGGTAAAACTAGGGGAAACCTCTAGATAAGCTTTGAAGCGTAGTGCCATATTCCAGGATCTGTATTCTCAACTAGCCATCATTTGCCAGCAAGTTGGTGGGTTTGAATTTACCAGAACACATTCATTTTGTAGGTCTCTTATCTAACCCAAAAATTTGTTCATCTGTAGAATTCCCCTTTGATTTGGTTGTCTCGCTGTCGTCGTGCTTCCATGTCATCCCAGTTAAGTTTGCGAGCTAGTTCCACTAGACGATTTCTAATATCAAAGGCTCAACTCAAATACGGACGTGACAATCGCTCGGAGCATTTTTAAACCCGAGTGCAGCTATAACTTCTTGAAGTACCTAGCGATGGGTAACAACCTGAAACCTAGCTTTTCATATGCACAACGTGCTGGAGCATGACCGGGGTCACCTCCAGTCTCGACCATAGCAACAGACATTCCAGCAACTTTCATCCAATCAAGAGCAAATTCCATTAGAGCGGTGCCAATACCTCGACGTTGATAGTCTGGATCGACGGCAATCATGTAAATTTCCCCCATTCTACTCTCTGAGTAGAGCTTCACGGCTATAAAACCCACGGTTGAATCAGAGTCGATAGCAACCCACACTTTCATGTCTGCTTCTACACAGACGGACTCGACAGCATGAAGCTGACTTAAACGCCAACCCTCAGGATAAAATGAGCGGTACACCTCAATATCCATCGCTTTCTCAATCGAATCAAAGACTGGAGCCCATGCCCGAAGCGAAAGACTTTTGACGGCATCAAGCTGACTATCTTCGTATGGTTCAATTCGCATATAAGTACGGACTTCGCTGAGTACAAGGTATCAGTAGCATCGTAACAGAAAATTAAACACTCGTGTTACAAAAATACTACATTTTTAGGTGTTATTTACTCATTGTGTTGAAGGCATATAGAAATCCTAAATCATTTGTAAAAAATTTTGATTGCTAATAGCTAATGGCTTTTTGACCATTAGCCATTAGCTATTAGCTATTAGCAGTTTTCACTCTTATTTTTATATTTCATTTAGGATTGCTATAACTCTGAAGTTGTAACAAACTAACAAATAAGAAAATAAAAAATACGGCTGTACAGTTCTCAAGTCATATGAAGCGATCGCCCTGGTACGAATTTGTCGCTAACTTTTCAAAGTTGAGCCTTCTTCAAGGTTACTTGTGACCGATGTGGCATGAACAAATACAGCAGTTTCCGATGTTATGAGGTACAGTTAGTATTAATAAAATCAAAAGATAATACTGTCATGAAAGCATATTCAGTAGATATTCGAGAAAAAATAGTGGCAGCGCATATTGAGGAAAAAATCTCGATTCGTCAAGTAGCACTCAGATTTGCAGTGAGCAAAAGTTTAGTACAAAAGCTAGTAAAGCAACAAAAAAGTCATGGTAATTTACAACCATTAAAACCGGGTAAGCCACGATTTAGTCATCTGACAAATGCGGAATTAGAGTTAAGAGAACTAGTGTCAGAGAATCCGGATGCAACAATAGTGGAATTCTGTGAATTATTTGCGGCAAAGACAGGTAATTGGGTGAGTCAGACGGCAATGTGTCGTTCTTTACAAAAATTAGGATTAAATCGCAAAAAAAAACATTGCGGAGTAGCCAAGCAGCAACTCCAAGAGTTCAAAAACTCAGAGTAGAATATTGGGAAAAAGTCAAGGAGATAGAGCCAGAAAACTTGGTATTTTTAGATGAAACAGGGGTAATACTGGGTTTAGCAAGAACGCATGCACGTTCACAAAAGGGAACAAGAGTATATGAAATGAAGCCATTTTACCGGGGAGCAAAAGTTACGGTGATTGGAGCAATAAGTCTTAAAAAAGTTGTGGCATTAATGACAATAAATAACTCAATGGATAGCCTAGCTTTTGAAGGATTTATTGAGAAGTTCTTATTGCCTCAATTATGGCCGGGAGCAGTAGTAGTTATGGATAATTTACCGGCACATAAACTAGCATCAATCGAACCAATGATTGAATCTGTAGGTGCAAAAGTCTTGTGTTTATCTCCATATTCTCCTGATTTTAATCCCATTGAATTATGGTGGTCACAACTTAAATCTTTTTTACGTACTTTTTCTCCAACTACAACCGAAATGGTTGATAAAGTTATCTCTGTTGCTCTCGACTTGATGAATCCTCAACATTTAAAAAATTGGTTCACTAAGTGCTGTTATTGTACCTCATAACATCGGAATTTGCTGTAAATTATGGATAATTTAAACTGTCTGATTTTAGCAAATTGCTAGAAGTTGCTTGATGCTTTAATCGGTCAATCATGACAAATCGAATATCCCGTTTTTCGGCAATCAGTTTAATCCCCGGTTGTTGAAGATTTAAGAAGTCCAACCCTTTTTCTTTACCGCTAATTAAGAAGTCATTGATAGCGATTTTATAAGTGCGTTTGGGGTCAAGAGGTTGACCCTGAACCAACCAATTTTTTGAATTGGCTTGCTGGCTTACTTTAGCTGTTTGCAAATAGCCACCAGTACCTTTATTAGCTTGTCCTCGATCCAAGACTCTTTGCAAAAGCGCACCATCGATCTCTATTGCAACAACTTTACCCCCAAAAGGCAGTATCCGAATCACATCAAATTGGGTAATTGGTCCTGGGGGAATAACATCATCTATGCGAATGGAACCACCATTAAAGACAGCTAAATCTGCGTCAGGTACTTCCTGCAACATCGCCTCAGCAATTAACTCTGTCAGCTTTGTAGATGTATTGCGGACGCTAGATTCTAAACCATCTAACGCAAATGTCAGTTGACCAATTTCCTGAGTTGGCTCAAAACCAGCAGCACGAAATGCTTGATAACCTCGTTCTAGCCATTCCTTAACTATTTTTGCCGTTTTTGGGTCGTCAGGAATTTTTTCGGTAATTGGTACCAATCGAGAGTTAATTGCAAGACTTTTATCAATAGTATCGTAACTCAATTGGTGAACGTAAACTGTACGTGCATTAGCATCTGCTTTAAAAATCGGTGTAAAATCCCGACCCCGCCATTGCTGGATATTTTCATGTTCGTGACCACCCAGAATTATGTCGATTTCCGGTACAGTTTCGGCTAGTTTGCGGTCATCTTCAATTGATAGATGAGTGATGGCAACTATAATATCAGCTTTACCCTTTAGTGCTATCACCTGCTGTTTGGCTGTTGCAATCGGATCGGTATAACTGACGTAGTTAGGCTGATTGCTATTGAGGGTAACACCAATTAATCCTACCCTAACCACAGCACCGCGATCGCCTTTAACATTGAATACTATTGAGCGGGGAACGCCCTTGAAAGGTTGTCCGGTGCGAGCGGATACATTACTGGAAATCCAGCGAAATTGAGATTCTTGCAATCTTTGATAGAAGAGATTTTCGGGTAAGTCAAATTCGTGGTTACCAAAAGTCGCATAGTCAAACCCCAAGGCGTTCATCACAGCTACCATTTGCTGACCTGCTAGAGGTGTACCATTAATTTTGGCAGTTCCTAAAGCCGAAGGGCTAAAAGCGTCTCCTGCTAACACGGTGTAGGTGCGGGGATTGGCTTTGTAAAGTTGTTTTCGTAGGGTGGCGACACGCGCTAAACCACCACGAGTTCCACCCTCGACAGGAGTAATTTCATAGATATCGTTAAGTTGTAGCAGGTTAATATTTACAATTTCTGCAAGTGCAGGAGTCACTAAGGTTACTGCTGCTAATACTTGTAAAACTACACTGTATGCCTGAAAAATAAGTTTCATTTTTAAATTTGGAAACTCGTACTTTAGTGTTTCTATTATTATCTAATGTTTTGGATGATGTGGGATTGTAAAGTATTGCGGGAGAGGTACTCCTGCTACTAAGACAATTGCTTACTCATGAGTAGCAATGCATGACATAAAAGTTGTTAAATACAATTAAAATTTAAAAACTAAAATTCACGAGTCATATGGATAATATTCCGGTCATTGACTTTTCTCTCTTTACCAGTGATGATGCAAGGGCTAGGCAAAGTGTAGTTGAGCAAATCTACGTAGCTTGTCATGAAATTGGGTTTATGTATTTACAAAATTGTAGTATATCTCAAGACCTGATTGAGCAAGTATTCATACAGAGCAAAGACTTCTTCAATTTACCTTTGTCAGTAAAGCAGCAGTTTGCTTGGAGTGATGAATTTAGCAACTGTGGTTATGTTGGTGTAGGGAGAGAACGCCTCGACCCCAATAAACCAGGCGATTTAAAAGAAGCTTTTAATGTAGACAAAGAATTTTTTGATAGTAACAAATTTGTTCATAACTTGGAATTTTACGCTTGCATTCTCAACTTTCATGAGGCTTGTACAACACTTGCCGATCGCGTGCTGCAAGCTTTTACTTTCGCTTTGCAATTGCCATTCGATTTTTTTACCACTAACCACGATCGGCACAACCATACTCTAAGATTGCTGCACTATCCCCCATTGTTACAACCACCATTACCCCTACAGGTTCGTGCGGGTACACATTCTGACTATGGCAGTATTACCTTGCTGTTTCAGGATGAGGTCGGAGGTTTAGAAGTTCAGACAGCAACGGGTGAATGGATTGCAGCGCCGACGATTCCTAATACTATCATAGTTAATACTGGGGATTTAATGGAACGGTGGACAAATCACGTGTTTTGTTCTACTAAGCATCGGGTGATTGTTCCTAATGATGATAGGGTGAAGCAGTCGAGGTACTCGATAGCGTTTTTCACACATCCAAACGACGATACAGAAATTGCTTGTTTGGAAAGCTGTCGAAGGGGATTGTTGCCTGTTTATCCCCCAATTCTTGCAGGGGAATACCTTTTGAGTCGCTTGCGAGCAACATATTAGCAGGTATGGTCAAGCAAACAACTCTTTCCTACTGGGCGATTGTAGAAATGCATGGCGATCGCTAGCAAACCGTAGCTCTTTACATTTTTGTAGTATGAATGTAATATATAATGATAGTTACTGTTGAGACAGTAGCTATTTGTCCATTTTGCAAAAAGGAAGTTTATGAAACCCCGAGAACGCGTCCGCAATATTGGTATTTCTGCCCACATAGATTCTGGTAAAACCACGTTGTCGGAGCGAATTCTATTTTATACTGGCAGAATCCATAATATTGAGGAAGTACGGGGAGGTGGCAAAGGTGCCATTATGGACTTCATGGAGTTAGAAAAAGAACATGGCATTACTATCACCTCAGCTGCAACCTCCTGTCAGTGGAATGATACCCAAATAAATCTTATTGATACACCCGGACACGTGGATTTTACGATAGAAGTTGAACGTGCCTTACGGGTTTTGGATGGGGCAATTATGGTACTTTGTGCTGTCGCGGGTGTACAGTCACAGTCGATTACGGTAGACCGTCAAATGAAGCGGTATCGAGTTCCGCGTTTGGCGTTTGTCAACAAAATGGATAGGGCTGGTGCAAACCCTTTTCGTGTTGTGCAAGCAATGCGCGATCGCCTTGGGCTGAATGCGGTGTTACTTCAGCACCCAATTGGTAGTGAAGACCAATTTCACGGAGTCATTGACTTAGTGGAAATGACTGCAAATTACTATGAGGGTGAAAACGGGGAGAACTGGGTAAAAAATCCAGTTCCTGACACTCTTAAGGGTGAAGCACAACAAGCAAGGGAAAAAATGCTTGATGCTTTGTCATTGTTCTCAGAATCAATGACAGCCATGTTAGTAGAAGGTGAAGAAGTTCCTAAAGAACTGATTTGGGAGACTATTCGACAAGCAACCCTAAGACTGGAACTAGTTCCAGTGCTACTGGGTTCTGCTTTCAAAAACAAAGGAGTGCAAAACTTGTTGGATGCAGTCACCCTTTACCTTCCTTCTCCTGTAGATAAGTTTGTCGTCGCCCTGAAGCGCACAAATGAACGGAATTCCCAACCTCAGATTCCCATTTATTCCAAACCTGACAGTCCATTGGTTGCTCTAGCATTCAAGTTAACAGTAGAGTCTTTTGGACAGTTAACCTACACTCGTATTTACTCAGGCACATTAAAGCCCGGTGATACTGTTTACAATCCCCGAACAGAAAAGCGAGTGCAAATTGGTCGTATGGTGAGGATGCATGCTAACAAACGAGAAGAAGTCAAAGCTGCTGTCGCAGGGGATATTGTTGCTCTGTTGGGTGTTGACTGCGCCTCTGGAGATACTTTGTGTTCTGAAGAAATGCAAGTTTCTTTGGAAGGAATGTTTATTCCAGAAGCAGTCATGACTCTGGCAATTACTCCCAAGAAGCAAGAAGACACAGATCGTCTTGCGAAAGCACTGCACCGTTTCCAACGGGAAGACCCGACATTCCGAGTTAGCGTAGATCCGGAATCAAATAACACTCTCATTTCTGGTATGGGAGAGCTCCATTTAGAAATTTACGTTGAGCGCATCAAGCGCGAGTACAATGCTGAGGTTTATGTGGGACAGCCTGCAGTTGCTTACCGAGAAACCATTTTGCAACAAGCTAGTTTCGACTACCGACTCAAAAAACAATCAGGCGGTTCCGGTCAGTTTGCCCATGTCACTGGCAGAATTGAACCTTCAGACGAACCGTTTGTGTTTGAAAATAAGGTTGTTGGTGGTGCGATTCCTAAGGAATACATTCCTGCTTGTGAAAAAGGTTTCAAAGAAGCAATGCAATCAGGATTGTTAGAAGGTTATCCCGTAACTGGGGTGAAAGTGGTTTTGGAAGGAGGTTCCTATCACCCTGTTGATTCTTCGGAATTCGCGTTCCGGTCGGCGGCGCATCAAGCTTTTGAGCAAGCATTTGCCCGAGCAAAGCCTGCTATACTCGAACCCATTATGCTTGTAGAGGTAGAAACACCTAACGAGTTTGTGGGAAGAGTCCAGGGCGATCTTTCATCCCGTCGTGGTTTGCTATTGGGTTCTGAAACCATGCAAGGCGACTCGGTTATTCGGGCTGAAGTCCCCTTGGAAAAAATGTTTGGCTATTCTACAGCCTTACGATCGCTGACTTCCGGTATGGCAACTTTTTCAATGGAGTTCGCCTGCTACCGTCGTCAAATTTAAGTTGAACGTAGAGACGCGCCATGGCGCGTCTTTACAAAATTTTTCGGTTACATTATTTTTTCTTTAATTTTTTTTAAAAAAATATAATTAAGTATACAAAAAAGACTTAGTATAACTTTTGCGATCGCTTTACCTTAAACGCTGAAAAAACTATTAAATTCTTGTTGGTTCAAGCTAATTTACACTCCACCAGTACCCCCATAGTAGACTGTGGCAGGTAGCTTTCTGCCATCAATATCCTTTCCTTGATATTGGGCTCCCATTGCAGGTGTAGCCAGGAAAAATACTACACTTAGGAATAGCTGTAAAATTTTTATCGTAAGATTGAAGTACGATTTGACGCTGCTATTTTTTTAAGGTAAACACGATTTCTATGTAAGCAACTTTATCAAGAGAGCGATCGGCATATATAAAAGAAAACCCAGACATACTTTTACATCTACAGGGAGTTTTAAGTATTATATAGTGTAAGGTATTTCAATTTTCTTCTGCCTGGAGTCACAAAAGCGTTTAAGGAAAGCGATTGCCTCCAGCACGCTTCGCGAACGCATTCCCAATGAATATATTGATTCGAGGGTAAGGCTTTAAAGGCTGTTTAGTACATCATACGGGACTCAGTTGAGGTAAGTATGAAGTCAGTACAGGCTGACTTAACTTGTATAGCCGCGATTTCAATCCCCCAATGTTTTGTCCAGATAGAGATGTCCCCGAAGAGATAAGTACCATCCGAACCGCTAAGAACAAGAGTTCCTGTCAAAAATGGGTTGATATTCCAACCGTAGCAGTCAGCGCTTTTGCTCGTTTTGAAAACCAAATTTGTGCGTTGTACTTGGTAATTTCACTATATCAATGGGAAGAATAAGTTTGTATGGGCAGAAAAAAATTGGATTTGATAGAGGCAGCTATGGTGAATTTGACTGGTTATTTTATTTCTCAACAAATATACTCAGGTCATAAAACTGTAGTTTATCGAGGGATTAGGGAAGTAGATCGGCAACCAGTTATTATTAAAAGAATGCGGAGTGAGTATCCTAACTTTAGAGAACTCATACAATTCCGCAATCAGTTCGTCATCACCAAAAATCTTAACTTAGAAGGTGTAATTAAAACGTATAGTTTGGAACGCTATAAGAACAGCTACGTTTTGGTGATGGAGGATTTTGGGGGTATATCTTTAAAGGATTATGTAAAGAATTATGTCTGTGACAACCAGCATCCGTGTTATGGGGGGTCTGTTGATGAATTTCTGGAAACTGCGATTCAAATAGTGAGCGCGTTGGAAGGATTGTATCGCTCTCGAATCATTCACAAAGATATCAAACCAGCCAACATCCTGATTCATCCGATGACAAAGCAAGTCAAGCTGATTGACTTCAGTATCGCCTCTCTACTGCCAAGAGAAACTCAAACTCTAACGTGTCCCAATGTGTTAGAGGGGACTTTAGCATATTTATCGCCAGAACAAACCGGACGGATGAATCGCGGGATTGATTACCGCAGTGATTTTTACTCGTTGGGGGTGACATTGTTTGAAATGCTTACAGGACAATTACCTTTTGCAAGCAATGACGCCATGGAGTTAATTCACGCTCATATTGCCCAAACTCCACCACTGGTTCATCACATCGCTCCGACAATTTCCCCAACTGTTTCTGCCATCGTCAATAAACTGATGGCAAAAAACGCCGAAGATCGCTATCAAAGTGCTTTTGGGCTGAGACATGATTTGGAAATGTGCCTCGAGAGCTTGAAACAAACAGGCAAAATTGGTACATTTGAACTAGCAAAACGAGATATATGCGATCGCTTTCTGATCTCGGAGAAACTTTACGGACGCGACAAGGAAGTCAAAATATTGCTTGAGGCATTTGCACGGGTAGCGCGTCCACAGGCAAAACAACTCGCAACAGATGAACTCACAAATACTTTATCAAGAATATCGAATATTGTAATGGTAGCGGGTTTTTCTGGGATTGGGAAAACGGCTGTTGTGAACGAAATTCACAAACCCATTGCCAAACAGCAAGGTTACTTTATCAAAGGTAAGTACGAGCAATACAAACGCGACCTTCCCCTCTCAGGATTTGTGCAAGCATTGCAAGATTTGATGGGGCAAATCCTCTCAGAAAGCGATGCACAATTACAGGTTTGGAAAAATAAAATCATCTCAGTCTTGGGTGAAAATGGTCAAATTCTGATTGATGTGATTCCAGAACTCGAACAGATTATTGGTCAGCAAGCTCCGGTCTTAGAATTATCAGCAACCGCCGCACAAAACCGCTTTAACTTACTGTTTCAACAATTCATCCAAGTGTTTGCAACTGTTGAGCATCCTTTAGTGATATTTTTGGATGACTTGCAGTGGGCAGACCAAGCATCACTGAAATTGATACAGCTATTAATCACAGAGACACGCTATGTGTTGACGATAGGAGCATACCGAGATAATGAAGTCTCGAGTACACATCCATTGATGCTGACTTTACAAGATGTTAAGACGAGTATCAAGACAATCACCTTAACACCCCTAAGTCTAAGCAACATCAACGAATTGATTGCCGATACCCTGAGTTGTTCGAGACCACTCGCCCAACCTTTAGCAGAACTTGTTTATCAAAAAACGCAAGGCAATCCATTCTTTAGCAATCAATTTCTGAAGTTTCTCTACGATGAAGGTTTGATGAGTTTTGACTATCAACTCGGTACTTGGGAGTGCGATCTGACGGGAGTGAAGATGTTAGCTACGAACGAGGATGTTGTGGAGTTTATGGTCAGACAATTGCAGAAATTGCCTCTAGCCACGCAATCGCTCTTGCAATTAGCAGCCTGTATTGGCAACTCTTTTGATTTGGCAACTCTGGCAATTGTCTGCGAACAATCGCTAGGTGAGACATCTGCCGATTTGTGGAAAGCGCTAGAGGAAGGATTGGTGATTCCCATAACAGAAGTTTATAAGTTTTATCAAAACGAAGGCGAGTACAATCAACCACTTATAGCAGATCGCTCCGCACAATTAACCATAAGCGATGAGCCATTAGCCAACTATAAATTCCTTCACGACCGAGTACAGCAAGCAGCGTATTCGTTAATTCCTCAAGACCAAAAACAAGCAACGCACCTGAAAATTGGGCAACTGCTGTTAAGCAAGACGCCAAAATCACAACAAGAAGAGAAAATCTTTGAAATTGTCAATCAATTCAATGCAGGTTTAGAATTAATCACTCTTCCAAACGAGCGAGAGAATTTAGCATCATTAAATCTGGTAGCAGGGCAAAAAGCCAAAACGGCCACGGCTTACACAAATGCTTACAAACACTTAACGACGGCCATGCAACTTCTGGGAAATCATTCTTGGGAAACTCATTACGAGTTAACCCTCATCTTGCATCAAGAAGCAGCAGAGGTAGCATACTTGGCGGGCCACTTTGAACAAGTGACACAATTGGCAGATATTGTGTTAGAAAAAGCGGCTGGCGTGCTCGATAAAGTCAAAGTTTATGAAGTCAAAATTATGACTTTAGGAGCACAAAATCAACCTCGAGAAGCTGTATATACAGCCTTAAGCGTCCTGAAAATGTTGGGACAAGAATTGCCCGTGAATCCCAAGAAGTCCGATCTCGAGCAAGCTCAGTTAGAACTCACTGTCAATTTGAAAGAAAAGTCGATTGAAGATTTAATTCATCTACCGGAAATGACGGACGTCACGCTCTTAGCAGTTCTACGTATCCTATCACTTATCATCACCTACTCCTATCATGCAGTCCCTGAATTATTGCCACTTATTTTGTTAAAACAGGTCAATTTGTCACTCCAATATGGCAATGCTCCTTTATCAGCTTTTGCATACTTGTGTTATGGGTTAATATTGGGTGGGATAATGGAAGACATAGAGCAAGGATATCAATATGGCAAACTGGCTTTAAATTTATGGGCAAAGTTTAATGCCAAAGAAGTGAAAGCTAAAGTGATTCAAACATTTTATGGCATGATCGGGCATTGGAAAAACCATCCCCGACAAGTTTTATCACCTTTGTTAGAAGCTTATTCTGTAGCTTTAGAAACGGGTGATTTAGAATTTGCCGCTTTTTCTCTTCAAATGCATTCTTACACTTCATACTGCATTGGCAGGGAACTCACCCTACTAGAATCCGAAATGGCATCCTACAATCATACCATTCGTCAACTCAAACAAGAGATTTCGTTAGGCTGCGCTTCCGTGTTTCGACAAATCGTTCTGAATTTACTAGGAAGAACTGACAATCCCTGCCTATTATCTGGTGAATCTTTTGATGAAGAAACAATACTGCCACTTTTCCAAAAAAGTAACAATAAATTGGGGTTTTTATTTTTTTATTTCAGCAAACTTCATCTATGTTATCTATTTGGAGAATATCAGCAAGCTTTAGAATATGCAGCGTTAGTAGAAGACTATTTCAATACTAGCACAGGACAAATCGTCACGGTACTTATCTATTTTTACGATTCACTCTCGCGACTGGCAATTTACCCTCAAACCCCAGAGCAAGAACAACAGATGATTCTTGAGAAGGTACGTATCAATCAGGAAAAATTACAGAAATGGGCGCATCATGCACCGATGAATTATCTACACAAATTCTATTTGGTGGAAGCAGAAAGACATCGAGTGCTCAAGCAAAAATCGGAAGCGATCGAGATGTACGATCTCGCTATCTCTCTAGCTCAGGAGAATGAGTACCTTAATGAAGAAGCTCTCGCTCGGGAATTAGCTGCTCGCTTTTACCTCGAATGGGGGAAACAAAGAGTTGCTCAAGATTATATGACCCATGCCTACTATTGCTATGCTCGGTGGAGTGCAAACGCAAAAGTTTCTGACTTAGAAAAACGCTATCCTCATTTACTTGACTCCATTCTACAACCGGACACAAATCTTCTCAATTCTAGCGATACACTTACAGTGTCCGGTGGAACGACATCATTAATACCCTCAAGTAGTAGCAGTGTTTCCGAACAACTCGATTTGACGAGTGTGATCGAAGCCTCACAAACTCTAGCAAGCGAAATTGAATTGGACAAGTTACTCGATAAATTGATGCAAGTTGTCATGGAAAACGCCGGAGCCAAAAAATGTGCTTTGATGTTACCTCATGGCAACAATTTGGTTGTTGAGGCGCTTGCGACCTTTTCCGGGAGCCCAATTATTCTGCAATCAATTCCTGTTGAGTCTTGTTTGGAAGTTCCCCTTCACCTGATTAACTACGTCAAAAACACGCTCAAAACTTTAGTGATTGATGATGCTGTTGCGGAAAATTCCTTTGTCAGCGACCCCTACCTCAATCAATACAAACCCAAGAGTCTGTTGTGTACTCCCGTCCTCAATCAAGGAAAGTTAATTGGAATTTTGTACTTAGAGAATTCTCTGACCACTGGAGCCTTTACCTCCGAGAGATTGCAAGTGCTGAACCTTCTGATTTCCCAAGCCGCCATCTCCCTAGAAAACGCTCGCCTCTATCAAAAATCCCAAGACCTCTACCTGCAAATGCAAAGCTACGCCGAGCAACTCGAACATTCTCTGAGCGACTTGCAGCAGATGCAACTCCAACTTATTCAAAATGAGAAAATGTCTGCTTTGGGGAATTTAGTGGCGGGTGTGGCACACGAAATTAACAACCCTGTGGGCTTTATTGCGAGTAATTTACAACCAACACAAGAATATCTTCGCGATCTCTTTCACCTGATTGACCTTTATCAAGAAAAATTTCCCCACCCTGGTGCTGAAATTTTAGCTCAACTCGAAGCGATAGATCTCGAATACCTGCGGGAAGATTTTCCC
It encodes the following:
- a CDS encoding trifunctional serine/threonine-protein kinase/ATP-binding protein/sensor histidine kinase, with translation MGRKKLDLIEAAMVNLTGYFISQQIYSGHKTVVYRGIREVDRQPVIIKRMRSEYPNFRELIQFRNQFVITKNLNLEGVIKTYSLERYKNSYVLVMEDFGGISLKDYVKNYVCDNQHPCYGGSVDEFLETAIQIVSALEGLYRSRIIHKDIKPANILIHPMTKQVKLIDFSIASLLPRETQTLTCPNVLEGTLAYLSPEQTGRMNRGIDYRSDFYSLGVTLFEMLTGQLPFASNDAMELIHAHIAQTPPLVHHIAPTISPTVSAIVNKLMAKNAEDRYQSAFGLRHDLEMCLESLKQTGKIGTFELAKRDICDRFLISEKLYGRDKEVKILLEAFARVARPQAKQLATDELTNTLSRISNIVMVAGFSGIGKTAVVNEIHKPIAKQQGYFIKGKYEQYKRDLPLSGFVQALQDLMGQILSESDAQLQVWKNKIISVLGENGQILIDVIPELEQIIGQQAPVLELSATAAQNRFNLLFQQFIQVFATVEHPLVIFLDDLQWADQASLKLIQLLITETRYVLTIGAYRDNEVSSTHPLMLTLQDVKTSIKTITLTPLSLSNINELIADTLSCSRPLAQPLAELVYQKTQGNPFFSNQFLKFLYDEGLMSFDYQLGTWECDLTGVKMLATNEDVVEFMVRQLQKLPLATQSLLQLAACIGNSFDLATLAIVCEQSLGETSADLWKALEEGLVIPITEVYKFYQNEGEYNQPLIADRSAQLTISDEPLANYKFLHDRVQQAAYSLIPQDQKQATHLKIGQLLLSKTPKSQQEEKIFEIVNQFNAGLELITLPNERENLASLNLVAGQKAKTATAYTNAYKHLTTAMQLLGNHSWETHYELTLILHQEAAEVAYLAGHFEQVTQLADIVLEKAAGVLDKVKVYEVKIMTLGAQNQPREAVYTALSVLKMLGQELPVNPKKSDLEQAQLELTVNLKEKSIEDLIHLPEMTDVTLLAVLRILSLIITYSYHAVPELLPLILLKQVNLSLQYGNAPLSAFAYLCYGLILGGIMEDIEQGYQYGKLALNLWAKFNAKEVKAKVIQTFYGMIGHWKNHPRQVLSPLLEAYSVALETGDLEFAAFSLQMHSYTSYCIGRELTLLESEMASYNHTIRQLKQEISLGCASVFRQIVLNLLGRTDNPCLLSGESFDEETILPLFQKSNNKLGFLFFYFSKLHLCYLFGEYQQALEYAALVEDYFNTSTGQIVTVLIYFYDSLSRLAIYPQTPEQEQQMILEKVRINQEKLQKWAHHAPMNYLHKFYLVEAERHRVLKQKSEAIEMYDLAISLAQENEYLNEEALARELAARFYLEWGKQRVAQDYMTHAYYCYARWSANAKVSDLEKRYPHLLDSILQPDTNLLNSSDTLTVSGGTTSLIPSSSSSVSEQLDLTSVIEASQTLASEIELDKLLDKLMQVVMENAGAKKCALMLPHGNNLVVEALATFSGSPIILQSIPVESCLEVPLHLINYVKNTLKTLVIDDAVAENSFVSDPYLNQYKPKSLLCTPVLNQGKLIGILYLENSLTTGAFTSERLQVLNLLISQAAISLENARLYQKSQDLYLQMQSYAEQLEHSLSDLQQMQLQLIQNEKMSALGNLVAGVAHEINNPVGFIASNLQPTQEYLRDLFHLIDLYQEKFPHPGAEILAQLEAIDLEYLREDFPKLIDSLKLGTDRIRHISTSLRIFSRADTDTKVPFNIHDGLECTLLILKHRLKANGNRPEIQILKEYGELPLVKCFPGQLNQVFMNLLANAIDAIEDLSVAKTACIRIQTQYISENKSVLIGIKDNGVGIPEELKTKIFDHLFTTKAVGKGTGLGLSIAHQIVVQKHQGVLEVHSVPGQGSEFLIALPV